The Kwoniella mangroviensis CBS 8507 chromosome 1 map unlocalized Ctg02, whole genome shotgun sequence genome window below encodes:
- a CDS encoding mitochondrial Rho GTPase 1: protein MPRRDLVRIVLVGDDGVGKSSIITSLIKESFVNNVQHVVPEVTIPPEVTPENVTTSIVDTSSNPRSRAHLLSQLTRAHVICLVYSISEPSSFDRVAEYWLPLFRREGINIPVILVGNKIDLRGGQVTNQGLEDEIAPIMREFKEVETVVECSALLPLNVSEVFYFAQKAVLHPTAPLYDSREHTLKPKCLEALKRIFRISDVDKDGLLNAVELNQFQQKCFSTPLQYQELEGILDLVRSYDPSAVLPGITELGFLYLHTIFIQQGRMETTWTVLRKFGYGEGLDLREDFLTPRFDVPYDCSVELSPLGNQFLTDIFEAYDKDQDGALSQSELDELFSTSPGNPWSASGFPDSTITDDMGRVTLQGWLAQWSMTTLLDHRTTLEYLAYLGYSSTPSASTEPPLSTPTALHITRPRKQDRRQKKVTRSVFLCYVLGATGSGKTSLLRSFVNKGFRGHEDGSPGGYGYEPTTKVLSVVNSVEIEGQEKYLVLQEFGSKYESETLRNSKKLDMADVIIYVHDSSDTNSFSYISNLRQQYSLDHIPAIFVATKSDLDLAQQRHEVQPDSYCRRLGLPAPMAVSARLGPMTNLWVAITRVALNPTSSLARGPSSTMSPAQRVRMIASITLATTTFTAVVGIWMRYQGYTLRGIWGWIGRISGLGRGGQQ, encoded by the exons ATGCCCCGACGTGATCTCGTGAGAATAGTATTggtcggtgatg ATGGAGTAGGGAAATCATCAATAATAACgtctttgatcaaagaatCATTCGTGAATAAT GTTCAACATGTCGTACCGGAGGTGACTATACCTCCAGAAGTGACTCCAGAGAATGTCACAACCTCAATTGTAGATACTTCAT CAAATCCCCGTTCTCGAGCTCATTTATTGTCCCAACTCACGCGAGCGCATGTGATATGTCTGGTGTACAGTATATCCGAACCAAGTAGTTTTGACAGAGTAGCGGAGTATTGGTTACCCCTATTCAGGAGGGAAGGTATAAAT ATACCGGTGATATTAGTCGGGAATAAGATTGATCTGAGAGGTGGACAGGTGACGAATCAGGGAttagaagatgagatagcACCGATCATGAGGGAGTTCAAG GAAGTCGAAACGGTCGTAGAATGTTCAGCATTATTACCACTGAATGTATCGGAAGTATTCTACTTCGCTCAGAAAGCTGTACTGCATCCTACCGCCCCGTTGTACGACTCCAGGGAACAT ACACTGAAACCAAAATGCCTAGAAGCACTGAAACGTATATTCAGGATATCGGACGTAGATAAAGATGGGTTATTGAATGCCGTAGAATTGAATCAATTTCAG CAAAAATGCTTCTCCACGCCGTTGCAGTATCAAGAACTAGAAGGTATACTCGATCTCGTTCGATCATATGATCCATCAGCTGTACTGCCC GGTATAACGGAATTAGGTTTCTTGTATCTTCACACGATATTTATACAGCAGGGGAGGATGGAAACTACTTGGACGGTTTTGAGGAAGTTTGGATATGGGGAGGGCTTGGATCTGAGAGAGGATTTCTTGACGCCAAG ATTCGACGTACCATACGATTGTTCCGTCGAACTATCACCTCTAGGCAATCAGTTCCTCACGGACATATTCGAAGCATACGATAAAGATCAGGATGGAGCCCTGTCTCAATCCGAATTAGATGAGCTCTTCTCGACTTCTCCAGGTAATCCATGGTCGGCTAGTGGATTTCCAGATAGTACCATCACAGATGATATGGGCAGAGTAACGCTTCAAGGGTGGTTAGCACAATGGTCAATGACTACATTACTAGATCATCGAACGACCCTCGAATATCTAGCTTATTTGGGATATTCCTCTacaccatctgcatctacCGAACCACCCCTGAGTACACCCACGGCATTACATATCACTCGACCGAGAAAGCAGGATAGAAGGCAGAAGAAAGTCACGAGATCGGTATTCCTATGTTATGTCCTGGGTGCGACTGGTTCGGGCAAGACGAGTTTACTGAGGTCGTTCGTGAATAAGGGATTCAGAGGTCATGAGGATGGGTCCCCGGGAgggtatgggtatgaacCGACGACGAAAGTGTTGAGCGTGGTGAATTCGGTGGAGATCGAGGGACAGGAGAAGTATTTAGTG CTCCAGGAGTTCGGCTCAAAATACGAATCAGAGACATTGCGCAATTCCAAGAAATTAGATATGGCCGACGTTATAATTTACGTGCATGATTCGAGCGATACCAATTCGTTTTCTTATATATCAAATCTAAGG CAACAATATTCACTTGATCATATACCTGCGATTTTCGTTGCTACCAAATCGGATTTGGACCTGGCTCAACAGCGTCATGAAGTCCAACCTGATTCGTATTGTCGTCGATTAGGACTACCGGCTCCAATGGCCGTCAGTGCTAGGTTGGGACCAATGACGAATCTCTGGGTAGCGATTACAAGAGTGGCTTTGAATCC AACATCATCGCTTGCTCGAGGTCCTTCATCGACCATGTCCCCCGCCCAGAGGGTACGGATGATAGCGTCCATCACTCTGGCCACTACTACTTTTACGGCTGTCGTAGGTATCTGGATGAGGTATCAGGGGTACACACTCAGAGGTATATGGGGTTGGATAGGGAGGATAAGTGGGTTGGGCAGAGGTGGCCAACAGTAG